A single Candidatus Pacearchaeota archaeon DNA region contains:
- a CDS encoding ABC transporter permease → MVFTDLIEEVYISLSSNKSRSGLTILGIVIGIASVITMVAIGQGSTASIESSIQSLGSNLLVVSPGSSKSYGSMVRGSSGSASTLTLSDAEAIKSEINNLKAVASVISSRKQVIYKGNNTNTSIYGIDSTYQTVKSLEIAVGSFFNETQITNVAKVAVLGPTTRDTLFGENVDPTGLKIKIDGIEFTVIGVTTSKGTSGMNSADDLIYIPITVAKHYFTGNNSVSSINVEVSEAKYMDTAETDIQNLLLTRHKIDSIDSADFSIANQADIMSTMSSISGTLTLLLGAIAGISLLVGGIGIMNMMLTTVTERTREIGLRKSLGARGKDINSQFLIESISLTFIGGIVGIILGLVASYLVSKFGSTATVVSIQSVLLSFFVSAGIGIVFGYYPAQRASKLNPIEALRYE, encoded by the coding sequence ATGGTATTTACTGATTTAATCGAAGAAGTATATATTTCCCTTTCATCTAATAAATCTAGGTCAGGATTAACTATTCTAGGAATTGTTATTGGTATCGCTTCGGTCATTACCATGGTTGCGATTGGACAAGGTTCGACCGCTAGCATTGAAAGTAGTATTCAATCTTTAGGTTCTAATCTTTTAGTAGTTTCCCCTGGATCTTCAAAAAGTTACGGTTCAATGGTGAGGGGTAGTTCTGGTTCAGCGAGTACTTTAACCTTATCCGACGCAGAAGCAATTAAAAGTGAAATTAATAATTTAAAAGCTGTTGCCTCAGTTATTTCTTCTAGAAAGCAAGTGATATATAAAGGAAACAACACTAATACAAGTATTTACGGAATAGATAGTACATATCAAACTGTTAAAAGTTTAGAAATAGCTGTTGGAAGTTTTTTTAATGAAACACAAATAACAAATGTTGCCAAGGTTGCCGTTTTAGGACCGACAACGAGGGATACTCTTTTTGGAGAAAATGTTGATCCAACCGGATTAAAGATAAAGATAGATGGAATAGAATTCACCGTTATCGGAGTGACGACATCGAAAGGAACTTCAGGGATGAATAGTGCTGATGATTTAATATATATTCCCATAACTGTAGCTAAACATTATTTTACTGGAAATAATTCAGTCTCTAGTATTAACGTCGAGGTTTCTGAGGCTAAATATATGGATACTGCCGAGACAGATATTCAAAATTTATTATTAACTAGACACAAGATAGATAGTATTGATTCAGCAGATTTTAGCATTGCTAATCAAGCTGATATTATGAGTACCATGTCTTCAATATCTGGAACATTAACTTTATTATTGGGTGCTATTGCTGGAATATCCCTATTGGTCGGAGGCATTGGAATCATGAATATGATGTTGACTACTGTAACCGAAAGAACAAGAGAGATAGGTTTAAGAAAATCATTAGGTGCTAGAGGTAAGGATATTAATAGTCAGTTTTTAATAGAATCAATTTCCTTGACTTTTATTGGAGGCATCGTTGGAATAATTTTAGGATTAGTAGCTTCCTACTTGGTTTCTAAGTTTGGGAGCACAGCGACAGTTGTCAGTATCCAGTCAGTTCTTTTATCATTTTTTGTATCAGCAGGGATAGGAATTGTGTTTGGATATTATCCAGCCCAAAGAGCTTCTAAATTGAATCCAATAGAAGCATTAAGATATGAATAA